From Macaca mulatta isolate MMU2019108-1 chromosome 1, T2T-MMU8v2.0, whole genome shotgun sequence, the proteins below share one genomic window:
- the TRIM46 gene encoding tripartite motif-containing protein 46 isoform X9, with amino-acid sequence MAEGEDMQTFTSIMDALVRISTSMKNMEKELLCPVCQEMYKQPLVLPCTHNVCQACAREVLGQQGYIGHGGDPSSEPTSPASTPSTRSPRLSRRTLPKPDRLDRLLKSGFGTYPGRKRGALHPQVIMFPCPACQGDVELGERGLAGLFRNLTLERVVERYRQSVSVGGAILCQLCKPPPLEATKGCTECRATFCNECFKLFHPWGTQKAQHEPTLPTLSFRPKGLMCPDHKEEVTHYCKTCQRLVCQLCRVRRTHSGHKITPVLSAYQALKDKLTKSLTYILGNQDTVQTQICELEEAVRHTEVSGQQAKEEVSQLVRGLGAVLEEKRASLLQAIEECQQERLARLSAQIQEHRSLLDGSGLVGYAQEVLKETDQPCFVQAAKQLHNRIARATEALQTFRPAASSSFRHCQLDVGREMKLLTELNFLRVPEAPVIDTQRTFAYDQIFLCWRLPPHSPPAWHYTVEFRRTDVPAQPGPTRWQRREEVRGTSALLENPDTGSVYVLRVRGCNKAGYGEYSEDVHLHTPPAPGTTRTAGTTAVPRMPQWRRRRPLLS; translated from the exons ATGGCAGAGGGTGAGGATATGCAGACCTTCACTTCCATCATGGACGCACTGGTCCGCATCAGT ACCAGCATGAAGAACATGGAGAAGGAACTGCTGTGCCCAGTGTGTCAAGAGATGTACAAGCAGCCACTGGTGCTGCCCTGTACCCACAACGTGTGCCAGGCCTGTGCTCGGGAGGTCTTGGGCCAGCAGGGCTACATAGGACATGGTGGGGACCCCAGCTCTGAGCCcacctctcctgcctccaccccttCCACCCGCAGCCCCCGCCTCTCCCGCAGAACTCTCCCCAAGCCAGACCGCCTGGACCGACTGCTTAAGTCAG GCTTTGGGACATACCCTGGGAGGAAGCGAGGTGCTTTGCACCCCCAGGTGATCATGTTCCCGTGTCCAGCATGCCAAGGTGATGTGGAGCTTGGGGAGCGGGGTCTGGCAGGGCTTTTCCGGAACCTGACCCTGGAACGTGTGGTGGAGCGGTACCGCcagagtgtgagtgtgggaggcGCCATCCTGTGCCAGTTGTGCAAGCCGCCACCACTAGAGGCCACCAAGGGCTGCACAGAGTGCCGCGCCACCTTCTGCAATGAGTGCTTCAAGCTCTTCCACCCCTGGGGCACCCAGAAGGCCCAGCATGAGCCCACCCTGCCCACCCTCTCCTTCCGCCCCAAG GGTCTTATGTGCCCAGACCACAAGGAAGAGGTGACCCACTACTGCAAGACATGCCAACGACTGGTATGTCAACTCTGCCGGGTGCGGCGCACCCACAGCGGGcacaagatcacaccagtgctcAGTGCCTACCAGGCCCTCAAG GACAAGCTGACAAAGAGCCTGACATACATCCTGGGAAACCAGGACACGGTACAGACCCAGATCTGTGAGCTGGAGGAGGCCGTGAGGCACACCGAG GTGAGTGGTCAGCAGGCCAAGGAGGAGGTGTCACAGCTGGTGCGGGGGCTGGGGGCTGTGCTGGAGGAGAAGCGGGCATCACTGCTTCAGGCCATTGAAGAATGCCAGCAGGAGCGGCTGGCCCGTCTCAGCGCCCAGATTCAGGAGCACCGGAGCCTACTGGATGGCTCAGGTCTGGTGGGCTATGCCCAGGAAGTACTTAAGGAAACAGACCAGCCTTGCTTTGTGCAAGCCGCCAAGCAGCTGCACAACAG GATTGCCCGAGCTACTGAAGCCCTCCAGACGTTCCGGCCAGCTGCCAGCTCCTCCTTCCGCCATTGCCAACTCGACGTGGGACGTGAGATGAAGCTGCTGACAGAGCTTAACTTCCTGCGAG TGCCTGAGGCCCCCGTCATTGACACCCAGCGCACCTTTGCCTATGATCAGATCTTCCTGTGCTGGCGGCTGCCACCCCACTCACCACCTGCCTGGCACTATACCGTTGAGTTCCGGCGCACGGATGTGCCTGCCCAGCCGGGCCCCACCCGCTGGCAGCGGCGGGAGGAGGTGAGGGGCACCAGTGCCCTGCTCGAGAACCCCGACACGGGCTCTGTGTATGTGTTGCGCGTCCGCGGCTGCAACAAGGCCGGCTACGGCGAGTACAGTGAAGATGTGCACTTGCACACGCCCCCAGCACCTG
- the TRIM46 gene encoding tripartite motif-containing protein 46 isoform X8, which translates to MAEGEDMQTFTSIMDALVRISTSMKNMEKELLCPVCQEMYKQPLVLPCTHNVCQACAREVLGQQGYIGHGGDPSSEPTSPASTPSTRSPRLSRRTLPKPDRLDRLLKSGFGTYPGRKRGALHPQVIMFPCPACQGDVELGERGLAGLFRNLTLERVVERYRQSVSVGGAILCQLCKPPPLEATKGCTECRATFCNECFKLFHPWGTQKAQHEPTLPTLSFRPKGLMCPDHKEEVTHYCKTCQRLVCQLCRVRRTHSGHKITPVLSAYQALKDKLTKSLTYILGNQDTVQTQICELEEAVRHTEVSGQQAKEEVSQLVRGLGAVLEEKRASLLQAIEECQQERLARLSAQIQEHRSLLDGSGLVGYAQEVLKETDQPCFVQAAKQLHNRIARATEALQTFRPAASSSFRHCQLDVGREMKLLTELNFLRVPEAPVIDTQRTFAYDQIFLCWRLPPHSPPAWHYTVEFRRTDVPAQPGPTRWQRREEVRGTSALLENPDTGSVYVLRVRGCNKAGYGEYSEDVHLHTPPAPEIQKLARRGGACLQSQLLGRLRQENRLNPGGGGCSEPRLRHCTPAWTTEEDSAVSEKINK; encoded by the exons ATGGCAGAGGGTGAGGATATGCAGACCTTCACTTCCATCATGGACGCACTGGTCCGCATCAGT ACCAGCATGAAGAACATGGAGAAGGAACTGCTGTGCCCAGTGTGTCAAGAGATGTACAAGCAGCCACTGGTGCTGCCCTGTACCCACAACGTGTGCCAGGCCTGTGCTCGGGAGGTCTTGGGCCAGCAGGGCTACATAGGACATGGTGGGGACCCCAGCTCTGAGCCcacctctcctgcctccaccccttCCACCCGCAGCCCCCGCCTCTCCCGCAGAACTCTCCCCAAGCCAGACCGCCTGGACCGACTGCTTAAGTCAG GCTTTGGGACATACCCTGGGAGGAAGCGAGGTGCTTTGCACCCCCAGGTGATCATGTTCCCGTGTCCAGCATGCCAAGGTGATGTGGAGCTTGGGGAGCGGGGTCTGGCAGGGCTTTTCCGGAACCTGACCCTGGAACGTGTGGTGGAGCGGTACCGCcagagtgtgagtgtgggaggcGCCATCCTGTGCCAGTTGTGCAAGCCGCCACCACTAGAGGCCACCAAGGGCTGCACAGAGTGCCGCGCCACCTTCTGCAATGAGTGCTTCAAGCTCTTCCACCCCTGGGGCACCCAGAAGGCCCAGCATGAGCCCACCCTGCCCACCCTCTCCTTCCGCCCCAAG GGTCTTATGTGCCCAGACCACAAGGAAGAGGTGACCCACTACTGCAAGACATGCCAACGACTGGTATGTCAACTCTGCCGGGTGCGGCGCACCCACAGCGGGcacaagatcacaccagtgctcAGTGCCTACCAGGCCCTCAAG GACAAGCTGACAAAGAGCCTGACATACATCCTGGGAAACCAGGACACGGTACAGACCCAGATCTGTGAGCTGGAGGAGGCCGTGAGGCACACCGAG GTGAGTGGTCAGCAGGCCAAGGAGGAGGTGTCACAGCTGGTGCGGGGGCTGGGGGCTGTGCTGGAGGAGAAGCGGGCATCACTGCTTCAGGCCATTGAAGAATGCCAGCAGGAGCGGCTGGCCCGTCTCAGCGCCCAGATTCAGGAGCACCGGAGCCTACTGGATGGCTCAGGTCTGGTGGGCTATGCCCAGGAAGTACTTAAGGAAACAGACCAGCCTTGCTTTGTGCAAGCCGCCAAGCAGCTGCACAACAG GATTGCCCGAGCTACTGAAGCCCTCCAGACGTTCCGGCCAGCTGCCAGCTCCTCCTTCCGCCATTGCCAACTCGACGTGGGACGTGAGATGAAGCTGCTGACAGAGCTTAACTTCCTGCGAG TGCCTGAGGCCCCCGTCATTGACACCCAGCGCACCTTTGCCTATGATCAGATCTTCCTGTGCTGGCGGCTGCCACCCCACTCACCACCTGCCTGGCACTATACCGTTGAGTTCCGGCGCACGGATGTGCCTGCCCAGCCGGGCCCCACCCGCTGGCAGCGGCGGGAGGAGGTGAGGGGCACCAGTGCCCTGCTCGAGAACCCCGACACGGGCTCTGTGTATGTGTTGCGCGTCCGCGGCTGCAACAAGGCCGGCTACGGCGAGTACAGTGAAGATGTGCACTTGCACACGCCCCCAGCACCTG aaatacaaaaattagccaggcgtggtggtgcatgtctacaatcccagctactcgggaggcttaggcaagagaatcgcttgaacccgggaggcggaggttgcagtgagccgagattgcgccactgcactccagcctggacgacagaggaagactccgccgtctcagaaaaaataaataaataa